A stretch of DNA from Methylosinus sp. LW4:
CCGGCTCGGCGTCGGAAACGCGATGAGACAAAGCCGAGAGTGGCGGCATCATCCGCGGCGCATGTTTCGAAAAAACTAAGACTAAGCCATTCAAGCCATTATTTTTAATGACATTTCTATGACATCTCCCGCTACGGACGGTTTTGTCGCGACGCCACGATCATGCGGCCGAGGGCGCGAAACTCGTCGCCGCGGCGCGAGGATTTGCGCCAGACCAGCCCGATGATCCGGCGCGGCTCCGGCGGCTCGATCCGCAGCACGCGGACGTTTCCGCGCGCCGTCTCGATCGGCAAGCTCATTTCCGGGAGCAGCGTGCAGCCCATGCCCGCCGAGACCATCTGAACCAGCGTCGTCAGATTGGTCATGCCGAAAGTGTCGATGTTCAGCACATTGCGGCTCTCACAATAGCTGAGCGCCTGATCGCGCAGGCAATGGCCGTCCTCGAGCAGCAGAAGCCTTTGCGCTTTCAGCGTCTCCGCGCTGACGGAGCCTGCTTCCTCCGGCAATCCGCTCGAGGGAGCGGCGAGAAAGAAGCGGTCCTCGAAGAGCGCTATGGAGTCGAGCTCTGGATCGACGGGCGTCGCCAGCATGACGAGATCCAGAAGGCCGTCATCCAGCTCGGCCAGCAGCGTCGCCGTCTGCGCCTCGCGAATATGCAGAGGCCGCAGAGCGGCCGCGCCGCCGCCGAGCGCGTCGAACAAGGTCGGCAGAACATAGGGCGCGACCGTCGGGATGATGCCGAGGCGCAGCGGACAGAAATTCTGATCCGCCATCGTCTCCAGCTCCGAAATATCGGCGAGGATTCGGCGGGCGACCTTGGCGATCTCGCTGCCGGCGGCCGTCAGCGTGACCAATTTGCCGCGCCGCTCGACCAATTGCGCGCCGACCTCGGCCTCCAGCTCCTTGATCTGCATGGAGAGCGCCGGCTGCGTCACGGCGCAGAGGTCGGCCGCCTTGCCGAAATGCTCTGTGCGGGCGAGGGCGTCGAAGTAGCGGAGCTGCTTGGTCGTTATCATCAGTTTTCCTGATCGATGACGAAGAAAATCGAATTTTACCTAATCGATTTCGCGTCTTATAGCAAGCTGAGCGGGGGCGCGACGAGGAGGAAAATGCGATGGAAAAAATGAAGGAGAGGGCCGGAAGGTCATGCTTGCGCAGCGACTTGCGGCGATTTCTGCGGACGACGGCCGCGGCGATGGCGATCGTCGTCGGCGCGACGCTGGCCGTCTCGGCCGAGGGCGCGCCGCATCCCAATCAATTCTGGTGGCCGGACCAGCTCGATCTCTCGCCGCTGCGCCGCAACGCCGCGGAATCGAATCCGCTCGGCAAGGATTTCGACTATGCGAAGGCGTTCCAGTCGCTCGATCTCGCCGAGGTGAAGAAGGACATAGAGGCGGTATTGACGACCTCGCAGGACTGGTGGCCGGCGGACTATGGCAATTACGGGCCTTTCTTCATCCGCATGGCCTGGCACGGCGCGGGAACCTATCGCATTCACGACGGCCGCGGCGGCGCGAGCGGGGCGCAGCAGCGCTTCGAGCCGCTCAACAGCTGGCCGGACAACGCCAATCTCGACAAGGCGCGCCGGCTGCTGTGGCCGGTGAAGAAGAAATACGGCCAGAAGCTCTCCTGGGGCGATCTCATGGTGCTGACCGGCAATGTCGCCATGGAGAAGATGGGTTTTGCGACCTTCGGCTTCGGCGGCGGCCGTAGCGACGATTGGGAGCCCGATCTCGTCTATTGGGGCGCGCCCAAATTCATGGGCAATAATCGCGACAAGAGCGGCGCGCTGGAGAAGCCCCTGGGCGCGGTCCAGATGGGCCTCATCTATGTCAATCCCGAGGGGCCGAATGGCGTGCCGGACCCGCTGGCCGCGGCCAAGGACATAAGAGAAGCCTTCGGCCGCATGGCGATGAACGATGAGGAGACCGTCGCGCTGATCGCCGGCGGCCATACTTTCGGCAAGGCGCATGGCGCCAAATCGCCGGCCAAATGCGTCGGCCCTGCGCCGGCGGGCGAGAAGATCGAGGCGCAAGGCCTCGGCTGGGCCAATCGCTGCGGCTCCGGCAAGGGCGCGGATACGATCACCAGCGGGTTGGAAGGCGCCTGGTCGGTCGATCCGGTCTCCTTCACCACGCAATATCTGGACAATCTCTTCGGCCATGAGTGGGTCAAGACCAAGAGCCCGGCCGGCGCGACGCAATGGAAACCCAAGGATGCGGAGGACGTCGTCCCCGATGCGCACGAGCCCGGCAAGGCGCATCCGCTGATGATGTTCACCACCGATCTGGCGCTGAAATTCGACCCCGAATACAGCAAGATCGCCAAGCGCTTCCATGACGATCCCAATGCGTTCAAGCTGGCTTTCGCCAAGGCATGGTTCAAGCTCACTCATCGCGACATGGGGCCGCGTTCGCGCTATCTCGGCGCGCTGGTTCCGAAGGAGGAGCTGATCTGGCAGGATCCTGTGCCCGCGATCGACTACAAGCCGATCGAGGCCGCGGATATCGCCGGATTGAAGTCGAAAATCCTCGCTTCGGGCCTCACCGAAGCCGAGCTGATCCGAACGGCCTGGGCCTCGGCGGCCTCCTTCCGCGGCACGGATAAGCGCGGCGGCGCCAATGGCGCGCGCATTCGCCTCGCGCCGGAAAAGGATTGGGCCGTCAACGACCCCGCCGAGCTGGCGAAGGTCGTGACGGCGCTGGAGGAGGTGAAGGCCGGCTTCGACAAGGGGCGCGTCGACGGCAAGCGCGTGTCGATCGCCGATCTCATCGTGCTCGGCGGCTCCGCCGCGATCGAGGCCGCCGCCAAAAAAGCCGGCGTCACGGTCGAAGTTCCGGTCTCGACGGGGCGCGCGGACGCGACGCAAGCGCAGACGGATGTCGAATCCTTCGCGGTTCTCGAGCCGAAAGCCGACGGCTTCCGCAATTACTTCGCCAAAGGCGGCGAGAAATCGCCGGCGGAGGCCTTGGTCGATCGCGCGAGCCTGCTGGAGCTCACCGTCCCCGAGACCGCCGTTCTCGTCGGCGGAATGCGGGTCCTCGGCGCAAATGAGGGGAATTCGCGGGTGGGAGTCTTCACGTCACGGCCGGGCGTGCTGAGCAACGTGTTTTTCGTCAATCTGCTCGACATGTCCACGCAATGGAAGAAGTCGGCCGAGACGGAAGGCGTCTATGAAGGCCGCGACCGCAAGAGCGGCGCGCTCAAATGGACGGCGAGCGCCGTCGATCTGATCTTCGGCTCCAATTCCGAGCTGAGGGCAGTGGCGGAAGTCTACGCCTCGGACGATGCGAAAGAGAAGTTCGTGCGCGACTTCGTCGCCGCATGGGTCAAGGTGATGAATCTGGACCGCTTCGACTTGCGTAAGTCGTAATCGACGAAACTCCGGCCGGACTCCGCCCCCTCGGAGCTCGGCCGGCGAAATTCGTTCATGTAGCGGAATTCGGCAGTCGCACCGTCGCCAGCGCCAGCGCCGCCATGCCCTCCTGCCGCCCGGTGAAGCCCAGGCGCTCGGAGGTCGTGGCCTTCACGGCCACGCGGCCGATGTCGACCTCCATGATTTTCGCGAGGCTCTCGCGAATGGCGTCGCGATGCGGGCCGATCTTGGGCGCCTCGCAGACGATGGTCGCGTCGACATGGGAGATGATCCCGCCGCGCTCGCGCACGCGCTTTGCCGCGAAAGCCAGGAAGATGGAGGAGGGCGCCCCTCTCCACTGCTGGTCCGAGGGCGGGAAATGTTTTCCGATGTCGCCATCGGCCAGCGCGCCGAGCAGAGCGTCTGTGATGGCGTGGGCGAGCACATCGGCGTCGGAATGGCCGGCGAGGCCGTGGCTGTGCGGCACCGGAACGCCGCCGAGCCAGACCTTGTTGCCCTCGCCGAAGGCGTGGACGTCATAGCCCTGGCCGGTGCGAATGTCGGAGAGGTCGCCCAGCAATGCGTTTTGCGCGCGCAAGAAATCCTCCGGCGTGGTGAGCTTGAAATTAGTGGCGTCGCCCGGGAACACATGGACCTTATGGCCGGCGGCCTCGGCGACCATGCCGTCGTCGGTGAGCTCGCCGCCGCCGCTCGCGACCTTGCGATGCGCCTCGAGAATCAGCGGAAAGGCGAAGGACTGCGGCGTCTGCACGAAGCGCAGGCTCGCGCGGTCGGGAGTGGCGATGACGACGCCCTCGGCGTCGATCTGCTTCACCGTGTCGGCCAGCGGCAGGCCCGGCACCGCCGCGCCATGGACTCGCGCCGCCTCTATGGCCCTGGCGACGAGAGCCGGATCGGCGAAGGGCCGCGCGGCGTCCTGGATCAGCACAATCTCCGGCGCGGGGGAGAGGGCCGCCAGCGCCTCGAGCCCATTGCGCACGCTCTGCTGGCGCGTCGCGCCGCCGATCGCCGGCTCCAGCAGCCGCGCACGCGCGCTGTCCGATAATTCGGCGACGCTGCGCGCATAGAGCTCCGTGTCGTCGGCATGGATGGCGACGAGAAGCGAAGCCTGGGGCGCAGCCCGATGCATGGCTTCGAGCGTGCGCGCCAGCACAGACTTGCCGAGAAGCGAACGATATTGTTTTGGAAGGCTGTCGCCCGCCCGCACGCCGCGGCCGCCGGCGACGGTGAGGATCGCAATGGTCGAGGATGAGCTCATAGGAGGTTCCTCTCCCGCTTTTTCGGCTTCACGTCAATTTTCACTATTCTCGGGGATGTACGCATTGCGTACGTATGGCAGTCTGCATATAGTGTAGGCACGATGACAACTGATGAATTTATAGGCGAGACCATAGGAGCCACGCCTTTGCGCATCGGTTCGCTTCATCTCGAGGGGCGCGCCTTTCTGGCGCCTATGGCCGGCGTGACCGATCTCGCCATGCGGCGGATCGCATTGCGTTTCGGCGCTTCCGCGGCGGTCGGCGAGATGGTCGGGGCGAGCGCGCTGGCGCGCGGCGACGTCGAGGCCCGCCAGCGGCTGGACGGCTCCGGCATAGACGCCCATATCGTGCAGATCGCGGCGCGCGATCCCGCCGGCATAGCCGAGACGGCGCGCCACGCCGAGGCCGCGGGAGCGAGGCTGATCGACATCAACATGGGCTGCCCATGCAAGCGCGTGACCGGCGGCCTCGCCGGCGCGGCGCTGATGCGCGAGCCGGCGCTCGCCGCCGAGCTGGTCCGCGCCGCCGTCGGCGCGGTTTCCGTTCCGGTGAGCGTCAAGATGCGGCTCGGTTGGGACGACTCCAGCCGCAACGCCGCCGAGCTGGCGCGGCTGGTGGAGGCGGAGGGCGCCGTCATGGTGACGGTTCACGGCCGCACCCGCGCGCAATTCTACGAGGGCAAAGCGGATTGGCGGGCGATCGCCGCGGTCAAGGCCGCCGTAAAAATTCCGGTCGTGGCCAATGGCGATTGCGCCTCGCCGCAGGACGCCGAGGCGATGCTCGCGGCCTCCGGCGCCGATGCGGTGATGGTGGGGCGGGCGGCGATGGGCCGGCCCTGGCTCGTCGGCGACATCGCCCATTTTCTCGCCGCCGGGCGTCGCCGCGCGGCGCCCTCCGCCGTCGCGCGAATGGAGGCGGCGCTCGAGCATTTGGACGGTCTGCTGACCGCCATGGGCGCGAATTTGGGCCTGCGCCATGCGCGCAAGCATCTCTCCGCCTATGCCGAGCAGGCGGAGGGGGACGCGGAACAGCGCGCTGGTCTCCGTCGGGCGATGCTCGCTTCGTCCTCGGCCGAGGAGGTTCATGGCCTTCTTCGCCTTTTGTTCTCGCTCGAGCCGGCGCGAGGGGAGCCGGCTCCGGCATATTGCTGACGCGTATGTCCCGTAGAGGCTCGGCGCGCGCTTCGCGCCAGAGGAGTTCCGAGGTGTCGAGATGACCGCCGAATCCAATCCGCACCGGCGCAAGAGCGCGCTCGCCACGCCCGTCGGCGCGCGGCTGCGCGTGATCGCCGATGATAATCGCGCCTGCATCCTCGAAGCATTACCCAATGTGATCCTGGCGATCCGCCCGGACGGCGTGATCGTCGACGCCAACGCCGCGGCGGAATCCTTTTTCGAGATCGGCAAGCCGATCCTCATCGGCCAGGAGCTGAGCCGTCTCGTGCCCTTCGGCTCGCCGATTCTCGCGCTGATCGAGCAGGTGCGCGAGCGCGGCTCGGCGATCAATGAATATCGCATCGACCTCGGCCGCCCCGGCGCGGAGGGTGAAAGACGCGTCGATGTGCATTGTGCGCCGCTGCCGGACAGCGAAGGCGGCGTTCTGGTCGTGCTGCAAGAGCGCACAATTGCCGATAAAATAGACAGGCAGCTGACCCATAGGGGGGCGGCGCGCACTGTTTCTGGGCTGGCGGCAATGCTCGCGCATGAGATCAAGAACCCGCTATCGGGCATTCGCGGCGCCGCGCAGCTGTTGGAAAGCTCGGTGGGGGACGCCGACCGGGCGCTGACGCGGCTGATCTGCGAGGAGACCGACCGCATCGTCCGCCTCGTGGACCGGATGGAGGTGTTCTCCGACTCGCGGCCGCTGGAGCGCGAGAAGGTCAATATTCATGTCGTGCTGGACCATGTGAAGCGCGTCGCCCGCAGCGGCTTCGCCCGCCACATTCGCTTCATCGAGAATTACGACCCGTCGCTGCCGCCGGTCGCCGCCAATCGCGACCAGCTGGTCCAGGTCTTTCTCAATCTGGTCAAGAATGCGGCGGAGGCGATCGGCGACTCGATAGACGGCGAGATCGAGCTGTCCACCGCCTTCCGGCCGGGGGTCAGCCTTCGCACTGCCGGCGACAAGCGCCCGGTGGGGCTGCCGCTGGAATTCTGCGTGCGCGACAATGGCCGCGGCGTATCCGAGGACATAGCCGCGCATTTGTTCGATCCCTTCGTCACCACGAAGACTTCTGGAACTGGCCTCGGACTTGCACTGGTGGCCAAGATCGTCAATGACCACGGCGGCATCGTCGAATGCGAATCTCACCCGAGGCGTACCACTTTCCGTATTTTGATGCCGATGTATCGCAACAAGGACGAGGAGAAGAGAGCGGACGAGCGACGAGCCAGACGACAACATTCCGCCGCCGAGGGAACAGAGCCTGCGCCGACAGAGCGCCGCTCGTGAGAACGATCTGCTGGAGAAAAATCCGATGACCCACGGCGAGATTCTGGTCGCCGACGACGACGCCGCGATCAGAACTGTGGTGGCGCAGGCGCTTTCGCGCGCCGGCTATGAGGTGCGCACCACCGGAACGGCCGCGACCTTGTGGCGCTGGGTGCAATCGGGCGAGGGCGATCTCGTCGTCACCGATGTGGTGATGCCGGATGAAAACGCCTTCGAGCTGCTGCCGCGCATAAAGAAGCTGCGCCCCGATCTGCCGATCATCGTGATGAGCGCGCAGAACACTTTCATGACCGCGATCCGCGCCTCCGAGCGCGGCGCTTATGATTACCTGCCCAAGCCCTTCGATCTGAAGGAGCTGGTCGGCATCGTCGGCCGCGCCATGGCCGAGCCGCGCAAGAAGAACGAGATCGACGGCCCGGACGATATGGAGGGCATGCCCCTCGTCGGCCGCTCGCAGGCGATGCAGGAGATCTATCGCTCGCTGGCGCGGCTGATGCAGACCGATCTGACCGTCATGATCAATGGCGAGTCGGGCACGGGCAAGGAACTGGTCGCCCGCGCGCTGCACGACTATGGCAAGCGCAAGAAGGGCCCCTTCGTCGCCATCAACATGGCCGCCATCCCGCGCGATCTCATCGAGAGCGAGCTGTTCGGCCATGAGAAGGGCTCTTTCACCGGCGCCAATCAGCGCTCCATCGGCCGTTTCGAGCAGGCCGAAGGCGGCACCCTGTTCCTGGACGAGATCGGCGACATGCCGATGGAGGCGCAGACGCGGCTTTTGCGCGTGCTGCAGCAGGGCGAATATACGACCGTCGGCGGCCGCACGCCGATCAAGACCAATGTCCGCATCATCGCCGCGACCAATAAGGATCTGCGCGCGCTGATTCAGCAGGGCCTGTTCCGCGAGGACCTCTATTTCCGCCTCAACGTCGTGCCGCTGCGCCTGCCGCCGCTGCGCGAGCGCTCCGAGGATATCGCCGACCTCGTGCATCACTTCTTCAAGGTGGCGGCGAGCGAGGGCCTGCCGCAGAAATATATCGAGCAGGCGGCGCTCGACCGGATGAAGCGCTATCGCTGGCCCGGCAATATTCGCGAGCTGGAGAATCTCATTCGCCGACTCGCCGCCCTGCATCCGCAGGAGGTCATCACCGAGGCGGTGGTGGAGCTCGAGCTCGAGCATGAGATGCGTCAAGCCTCGCCCGGCGATCGGTCGCCGGCGGCGACGACCATTCTGGCCGATCTGCCGTCCGACAAGGATGTGACGCTCTCCACCTCGGTCGAGCAGCATCTCGCCAAGCTGTTCCGCGATCATGGCGATCGTCTGCCGCCGCCGGGCCTCTATCACCGCGTGATTCGCGAGATAGAGGTGCCGCTGATCTCCGCCGCGCTCGCTGCGACGCGCGGCAATCAGATCAAGGCGGCGGAGCTTTTGGGCCTCAACCGCAACACGCTGCGCAAGAAGGTCAACGACCTCGACATTCGGCTGATGCGCTCGCCGCGCTAAGGAAGCGTAGACTCCTTCTCCCGCTCGCGGGAGAAGGTGACCCTCGCGTCAGCGAGGGTCGGATGAGGGCCATTGCCGCTCATCCGAGGCTTTGAAAAAAAACAACTCTGTCCAGCAAACTCGAAGGACCCTCATCCGCCCCCGCTGCGCGGGGCCACCTTCTCCCGTAAACGGGAGAAGGGAGCGCGCGAGATTGCCTCTACCGGCGCCACGACCTATACAGGCGCATGTCCATGGCGGGAGACATTCAGGCGCCCGAGCCGCCGGCTGCGCCCAGGAAGCGATCCTGGCGGCTGTGGTTCGGGCCGATCGCGGTGGTCGCCGCCGTCGCCTGCGCGCTCGCCACCTTCTTCGTCATGGCCGAGCTCGCGCCCGTGGCGCCGACCAGCGACGTCGTCTATCCGCTCTTCTTCGCCGACGCCGTCGCGCTGGTTCTTCTGGTCGCTCTGGTGCTCGTCAAGGCGGGCACGCTCATCGGCTCCTGGCGGCGCGGCGCTGCGGCGGCCGGGCTGCATATTCGCATCCTCGCCTTCTTTTCCGCCTTGGCGCTGACGCCGGCGATCACCCTCGCCATCGTCGGCTCGGTGACGCTCGAGCGCGCGCTGAACCCGCAATTCCTCGCCATGGTGAAGACCTCCGTTCACAGCACGGCGGAGGCGGCGCGCGTGTTCCGCGAGACGCAATGCCGCTCGCTGCTGCAGGAGGCGCAGCTCTCCGCCTCGGACCTCGATCGCGCCCGCGCCATGTTCAACGCCGATCGCGGCCTGTTCCACGAGTTCTTCGTCTCGCGGGCGCGTTTCCTCGGCTTTTCCGTGGCGGCGATCGTCAAGACCGACGGGCAGATATTGGAGCGCGTCGATGTGACGGCGGACGGCTCCGCCATCGTCATTGCGCCGCCGGCCTCGGATTTCGAGGATGCGCGCAAGGGCGAGCCGCTCTGCCTCGTCATCGACGACGGGCTCACCTTCGTCGCGCTGCGGCCGCTGTCCAGCTTTCCCGACACATTCCTCTATGTGACGCGTCCGGTCGATCCTTTCGGCGTGCAATTCCCGGAGCAGGCGGCGAGCCTCATCGCCACCTATGACGCATTCGAGGCCTATCGCGGCGCGGTGAAGAGGGCCTTCACCGTCATGTACGCCTTGCTCGCCACCATAATGCTGCTGTCGGCCGTTTGGGTCGGGCTCGATTTCGTCGATCGGCTGGTGGCGCCGATTCGCGCGCTCATCGCCGCAACGGATCAGGTTTCCGCCGGCAATCTCGACGTGCGCGTCAATGTCGAGCGCTCGCATGGCGATCTCGCGCGGCTCGGCTCCGTCTTCAACAATATGACCAGCGAGATCGAGCAGCAGCAGAGCCGCCTGCTGGCCGCCAACCACCAGAACGAGGAGCGCCGCCTCTTCACCGAGGCGGTTCTCTCGGGCGTGCCGGCCGCCGTCATCGGCGTCGATGCGGAAGGGCGGATCAATGTGCTGAACCGCTCGGCGGAGGAGCTGCTCATCGGCGGGGCGGGGCCGGATGGGGCGGGGAAGGAAGGCGCTGCGGCGATCGGCGCGCGCGCGGCCGAGGCGCTCCCCGAGATCGCGCCCATTCTGGCCGACGCCGTCGAAGCGTTTCCGCGCGCCATTCAGACGCAGATCAACATAAGGCGCGGCGTCAAGGAGCTGACGCTCGCCGTCCGCGTCACCTCGGCGAGCACGCAGAAGGGCGGCGCGCATTTTGTCGTGACGCTGGACGACATCACCGATCTCGTCACCGCCCAGCGCACCTCCGCCTGGGCGGATGTGGCGCGGCGAATCGCCCATGAGATCAAAAATCCGCTGACGCCGATCCAGCTGTCCGCCGAGCGGCTGAAACGCAAATACGGCAAGCACATCACCTTCGAGCGCGACGTTTTCGACCAATGCACCGACACGATCGTGCGCCAGGTCGACGACATCAAGCGCATGGTCGACGAATTCGCCTCCTTCGCCCGCATGCCCAAGGCGCGGCCGGTGCGCGACGATCTCTGCGATTGCATGCGCCAAGCCTTTTTTCTGACGCGCGTCGCGCATAACGATGTGGAGATGACGCTCAATCTGCCGGAGGCGCCGGTCTTCGCCGTCTTCGATCGAAGGCTGCTGTCGCAGGCGCTCACCAACATTGTGAAGAACGCAGCTGAAGGCATAGAAGCGCGCGAGGACGCCGGCGCGCTCGCCGCCAAGCGCATCGACATCAGCCTCGGCGTGCGCGACGACATGGCCGAGATCGACGTCGTCGACAATGGCAAGGGCTTTCCGGCCTTCAACCGGCAGCGCCTGCTCGAGCCTTATATGACGACGCGCGCCGAGGGCACTGGGCTCGGCCTGCCTATTGTCGCCAAGATCATCGAGGACCATGGCGGCCGACTCGAATTGCTCGACGCCCCCTCCGGGACGGGCGCCTGCGTGCGCCTGCTGATTCCGCTCGCCGAGGCGGCGGCGGAGGAAACGCAGGCGCAGGCCCGGATTTCGTGAATGGTGAGGAACATGGTCAGCGACATTCTCATCGTCGACGATGAAGAAGACATCCGAGAGCTGGTCGCCGGCATTCTCGGCGACGAGGGCCATGGCGTGCGCACCGCCAAGGACGCCGATGGCGCGCTGGCCGCGATCGAGCAGCGCCGCCCGCATCTCGTCTTCCTCGACATCTGGCTGCAGGGCTCGCGCCTCGACGGCATGCAGGTGCTGGAGATCGTCCAGAAGCAGCACAAGGACCTGCCGGTGGTGATGATTTCCGGTCACGGCAATATCGAGACAGCGGTCAGCGCCATAAAGCTCGGCGCCTATGATTTCATAGAGAAACCCTTCAAGGCGGATCGTCTCGTGCTCGTCGCCGAGCGCGCGCTCGAGGCCTCGCATCTGCGCCGCGAGGTGAGCGCGCTGCGTCAGCGCGCCGGCGCCTCGGACCGCATCGTCGGCAGCTCCTTTCCGGCGCATCAGCTGCAGCAGGTGATCGCCCGCGTCGCGCCGGTGAATTCACGCGTGCTCATCACAGGCCAGCCGGGCTCCGGCAAGGAGCTCGCGGCGCGCTGCATCCATGCCGCCTCGCAACGCGCCGCCGGTCCCTTCGTCGTCATCAATGCGGCGACGATCACGCCGGAGAATATGGAAATAGAGCTGTTCGGCAGCGAGGGCGGCGAGGGCGCGCGCAAGATCGGCGCGCTGGAGGAGGCCCATGGCGGCACGCTCTTCCTCGACGAGATCGCCGACATGCCGAAGGACACGCAGGCGAAGATTTTGCGCGTCCTGGTCGAGCAGAATTTTCAGCGGGTCGGCGGAACGGCGCGCGTCGAGGTCGATGTGCGGATCATCTCCTCCTCGGCGCGCGATCTCGCCTCGGCGATAGAGGAGGGCGCGTTGCGCGAGGATCTCTTCCATCGCCTGTCGGTGGTGCCGATTCGCATCCCCTCGCTCGCCGAGCGACGCGAGGATATCCCCGAGCTCATCGAATATTTCATGGAGCAGGTCTCGGCGACCTCCGGCATGCCGCGCCGCAAGATCAGCGAGGACGCGCTCGCTGTGATGCAATTGCACGATTGGCCCGGCAATATCCGCCAGCTGCGCAACAATGTGGAGCGGCTGATGATTCTGACCGCCGGCGACGCGACGGCGGAGATTTCCGCCGAGATGCTGCCGTCCGAGATCGGCCAGCTCGTTCCCGCCACTCCAGCCGGCGTGCGCGGCGAGAAGCTGATGAGCCTGCCGCTGCGCGAGGCGCGCGAAGTGTTCGAGAGAGAATATCTGATCGCCCAGCTCAATCGCTTCAGCAACAATATTTCCCGAACGGCCGAGTTCATTGGAATGGAGCGATCGGCGCTCCATCGCAAGCTGAAGTCGCTCGCCATCGAATGAGCGACAAATCTCGCCGTTACAAGATCTTGCGAAATTTTCCTATTGGCTCTGCGGCGGTTTGGCTCTAGTTGATGCGTTTCGTCTCGTCGTAAACTCGTCGAAACAGCGGGTTACAGGACCGTAAGGGGAGGCCTTTGGCCGCATGAGGGAGTTGCGTCTTGCGCATCGCGCCGACGCGGGCTCTAATGTGCGGTCGGATGGCTATGGACCGATAAGAGCGACGCAAATCGCCCCGATAACGAAAAACAGAACAGGATAGCCGATGTCCTCCGAACGCGCGCAGAATCTGCAAGACACGTTTTTGAATTACGTGCGGAAGAACAAAGTCCCGCTCACGATTTTTCTGGTCAATGGCGTCAAACTGCAGGGCATCGTGACCTGGTTCGACAATTTCTGCCTCCTGCTGCGGCGCGATGGGCATTCCCAGCTCGTCTACAAGCATGCGATCTCGACGATCATGCCCGGCCATCCGATTCATATGTTTGAGCCGGGCGAGGAGGGCGAGCAGAGCCCGCCGGAGCGCCATCGCTGAGTGGGGATTCATCGAGAGGCGGCGTTTTCCGTTTTCTGGTAGGAGTCCGCGCGAGAACTATAAAAGGCTGGCGAGACGCGCGGCGAATCGCCGAGGCGCTCGGCTCGGCGGGTCGAGGTGAGGTTGAACGAAAAAGCATCAGCGTCCGAGGACCGGACGGCCGGCGCGCCCACGAAAGCGCTCGTGGTCGGCCCCTATCCCACGCGGCCGCGCGCTTCGGAGAGCGGCGCCGGGCAGGGGGCGGAGCGTGATCCCGTCGCACGGCTGGCGGAGGCCGTCGGCCTCGCCGAGGCGATCGAGCTCGACATCGTCGGAGAGATCGGCGTCTCGCTGCATGATGTGCGGCCGGCGACCTATCTCGGCAAAGGCAAGGTGGAGGAGATCGCCGAGACGGTGAAAGCCGCGGAGGTCGAGCTCGTCACCATGGATTGCCAGCTCTCGCCGGTTCAGCAGCGCAATCTCGAGAAGGCCTGGGGCGCGAAGGTCATCGACCGCACCGGCCTGATCCTCGAGATTTTCGGCCGCCGCGCCCGCACCAAGGAGGGCTCGCTGCAGGTCGAGCTCGCCCATCTCGCCTATCAGAAATCGCGGCTCGTGCGCAGCTGGACCCATCTCGAGCGCCAGCGCGGCGGCTTCGGCTTTCTGGGCGGCCCCGGCGAGACGCAGATCGAGACGGACCGCCGCCTGATCGAGGAGCGCATGGCGCGCATCGAGCGCGACCTCGATCAGGTCAAGCGCACGCGCGGCCTGCATCGCAAGAAGCGGCGCGAGGTTCCCTATCCGGTCGTCGCTCTGGTCGGCTACACCAACGCCGGCAAATCGACACTGTTCAACCGGCTGACCAAGGCCGGCGTGCTGGCCGAGG
This window harbors:
- a CDS encoding sensor histidine kinase NtrY-like; amino-acid sequence: MSMAGDIQAPEPPAAPRKRSWRLWFGPIAVVAAVACALATFFVMAELAPVAPTSDVVYPLFFADAVALVLLVALVLVKAGTLIGSWRRGAAAAGLHIRILAFFSALALTPAITLAIVGSVTLERALNPQFLAMVKTSVHSTAEAARVFRETQCRSLLQEAQLSASDLDRARAMFNADRGLFHEFFVSRARFLGFSVAAIVKTDGQILERVDVTADGSAIVIAPPASDFEDARKGEPLCLVIDDGLTFVALRPLSSFPDTFLYVTRPVDPFGVQFPEQAASLIATYDAFEAYRGAVKRAFTVMYALLATIMLLSAVWVGLDFVDRLVAPIRALIAATDQVSAGNLDVRVNVERSHGDLARLGSVFNNMTSEIEQQQSRLLAANHQNEERRLFTEAVLSGVPAAVIGVDAEGRINVLNRSAEELLIGGAGPDGAGKEGAAAIGARAAEALPEIAPILADAVEAFPRAIQTQINIRRGVKELTLAVRVTSASTQKGGAHFVVTLDDITDLVTAQRTSAWADVARRIAHEIKNPLTPIQLSAERLKRKYGKHITFERDVFDQCTDTIVRQVDDIKRMVDEFASFARMPKARPVRDDLCDCMRQAFFLTRVAHNDVEMTLNLPEAPVFAVFDRRLLSQALTNIVKNAAEGIEAREDAGALAAKRIDISLGVRDDMAEIDVVDNGKGFPAFNRQRLLEPYMTTRAEGTGLGLPIVAKIIEDHGGRLELLDAPSGTGACVRLLIPLAEAAAEETQAQARIS
- the ntrX gene encoding nitrogen assimilation response regulator NtrX → MVSDILIVDDEEDIRELVAGILGDEGHGVRTAKDADGALAAIEQRRPHLVFLDIWLQGSRLDGMQVLEIVQKQHKDLPVVMISGHGNIETAVSAIKLGAYDFIEKPFKADRLVLVAERALEASHLRREVSALRQRAGASDRIVGSSFPAHQLQQVIARVAPVNSRVLITGQPGSGKELAARCIHAASQRAAGPFVVINAATITPENMEIELFGSEGGEGARKIGALEEAHGGTLFLDEIADMPKDTQAKILRVLVEQNFQRVGGTARVEVDVRIISSSARDLASAIEEGALREDLFHRLSVVPIRIPSLAERREDIPELIEYFMEQVSATSGMPRRKISEDALAVMQLHDWPGNIRQLRNNVERLMILTAGDATAEISAEMLPSEIGQLVPATPAGVRGEKLMSLPLREAREVFEREYLIAQLNRFSNNISRTAEFIGMERSALHRKLKSLAIE
- the ntrC gene encoding nitrogen regulation protein NR(I) — translated: MTHGEILVADDDAAIRTVVAQALSRAGYEVRTTGTAATLWRWVQSGEGDLVVTDVVMPDENAFELLPRIKKLRPDLPIIVMSAQNTFMTAIRASERGAYDYLPKPFDLKELVGIVGRAMAEPRKKNEIDGPDDMEGMPLVGRSQAMQEIYRSLARLMQTDLTVMINGESGTGKELVARALHDYGKRKKGPFVAINMAAIPRDLIESELFGHEKGSFTGANQRSIGRFEQAEGGTLFLDEIGDMPMEAQTRLLRVLQQGEYTTVGGRTPIKTNVRIIAATNKDLRALIQQGLFREDLYFRLNVVPLRLPPLRERSEDIADLVHHFFKVAASEGLPQKYIEQAALDRMKRYRWPGNIRELENLIRRLAALHPQEVITEAVVELELEHEMRQASPGDRSPAATTILADLPSDKDVTLSTSVEQHLAKLFRDHGDRLPPPGLYHRVIREIEVPLISAALAATRGNQIKAAELLGLNRNTLRKKVNDLDIRLMRSPR
- a CDS encoding two-component system sensor histidine kinase NtrB is translated as MTAESNPHRRKSALATPVGARLRVIADDNRACILEALPNVILAIRPDGVIVDANAAAESFFEIGKPILIGQELSRLVPFGSPILALIEQVRERGSAINEYRIDLGRPGAEGERRVDVHCAPLPDSEGGVLVVLQERTIADKIDRQLTHRGAARTVSGLAAMLAHEIKNPLSGIRGAAQLLESSVGDADRALTRLICEETDRIVRLVDRMEVFSDSRPLEREKVNIHVVLDHVKRVARSGFARHIRFIENYDPSLPPVAANRDQLVQVFLNLVKNAAEAIGDSIDGEIELSTAFRPGVSLRTAGDKRPVGLPLEFCVRDNGRGVSEDIAAHLFDPFVTTKTSGTGLGLALVAKIVNDHGGIVECESHPRRTTFRILMPMYRNKDEEKRADERRARRQHSAAEGTEPAPTERRS